The sequence TACTGGCCTCTAGCGCTGGGTTTGCTGCCCTCACATGGCCGATGGCATCTGACAGTGCCGCTCGGCTGACTGAGCGCCTGCCTGCTCCCCTCGATCGTTGGGGTGGCTCAGCATTGAGCATCACCCAACACAAAGAATTTTCGATTCGCTACATTGGGTTCGCGATTTTATCGAGTGTAGCTATCGGGATTGGCACGGCTGAGACCATGCGATTGCGGCAGGTGCGAGTGCAGCGTCACCAAGGGCTACTTGATGCTGTGCTGGCCAAGACAGAGGCTGATCGCCCCTTAGCGGACTCGCCGGATCTAGAGGCGTCTTCGACCCAGGTACTAGAACCAAAGCTTGCCGATATAAACGGCGCTGCGGATGCGGAGACTGCCCCTGGCGATCGCGCGGCTGACGCCTTTGATTGGGCGAGTTTTGTGCAGGCCACCCCCATCAACCCCGATCAGCCGGCTGCGGTCGAAGTAGAGTTGTTGGCGACTCCCATTGAAGGCCATCGGTTTTACCACATTCAATCGGGTGACCAACACCGCTGCTTAGCTGTGGCCAACGGGGGTGAATATTTTCGCTACTACCGCCATCGTCCTGACCTAGACAAAGCGCGATCGCTAGTACAAGAGCTGCAGCGGCGGGGTCAGCGGTCTATGACCACCTGTGATGACCATGGCTACGTTGTCTGGGTGCATTGGCCCAATGCGGCAGCCCAAGCGAGACCTTGGCCCGAACTGGCGGTGAGTAGCTAGGGGGCATAACCCAATGGGCAGAACCAGGCAAACGGTAAACCATGATGACAGGCAACTCTGAGCAGTACACCGGCATGAACGTGAAAACGCTAGAAAATCTTTGGACGGCCTTTGTGGCGGGCGAGCGAGACTTTACCGGCATTGATTTGGCCGGGGCCGACCTCAACCACTGGAGTTTGTCTCGGGTCGACTTTTGGGGCGCTGATTTTAGCGGTGCCAATCTCACCCAGGCCAACTTTCGTCGGGCCAATCTGAAGGAGGCGCAGTTTAGAAATGCCAACCTTACCAGGGCCGATCTGCGTTGGGCTGACCTGCGAGACTCGGTGCTCATCGGGGCTGATCTGAGTGAAGCTCGCATGGAGGGAGCCCTCTACAATGCTCAGACCTGCTTTCCCCAGGGGTTTGACCCCAACCAAGCCCGCATGTGGAGATTAGAACCCGGTGCCCTGCTGGCAGCTAAAGACCTACGCGATCGCGACCTAGGTGGCATAGACCTGAGTGCCGCCGACTTGAGCGGTGTTCTACTAGTCAACAGCCAGCTCTTTGGCGCTGTGTTTAAAGACGCCAATCTACTCAGTGCCTTGCTGGGCGATAGTGATCTGCGCTATGCCGACCTTCGCCACGCTACGCTCATGCTGGCTGACTTGCGCGGGGCCGACCTCCGCCAGGCAGACCTTCGCCGAGCCAATTTAATCGGTGCTAATCTACGCGGTTGCAAGCTGGCCGGAGTCAACCTAGACGGCGCGCTGTATTCCGATGCCACTCAGTTTCCGCGCGGGTTTCACCTGCCTGAAACCCTTTATTACTTGGCTCCAGGAGCTTCGCTGTGGGGAGCCGACCTCAGCGGTGCCCGGCTCACCGGAGTTGACCTCAGTGGTGCCAACCTAGCTGGTGCCAACCTGATGAATACTGACCTCTGGGGAGCTTGCTTAGCCAATGCTGACCTCAGTGGTGCCAACCTGATGGGCACCAACCTGTTAGGTACCGATCTGTCTGGGGCCAACCTGAACCAGACCAACCTCATGCAGGCCATTATTGACCTGCCGGGAGAGTTTACAACGACGGTGTCGTTTAACAGTCAGCCCGCTTAGTATAGCGATGGCCATTGCGCTTAGGACATCGGCCTCTGCTCCGGTTAAAAACTGGGACGGCGCAATGGCGTATAGCCATCGCTTCAGGGATATCGGTCATGTCCTAACGCGTCTGGCGATGGCTATAATCTGCCAAGCTCAAGATGAAAGGTTAGCGAGGGTTTCAGGTTCACGACCGGCCATTAACCGTGCACCGCAAATCCTAAACATCACAGCAGGGTCATCTGACTATCTTCTCCAGGGGCAACTTCGTAGCCGAGGTGACGGCGGGCGGCGGGAGTAACCATTCGGCCACGAGGGGTGCGCTGCAGGTAGCCAATTTGCAGCAGGTAGGGTTCGTAGACCTCCTCAATAGTTTGGGGATCTTCACCCGTGGAGGCGGCCATGGTATCAAGGCCGACAGGGCCCCCGCCAAAGTTTTCTACCATGACCGATAGCAGGCGGCGATCGGTCCAGTCTAGACCGCAGGGGTCGACGTTGAACAGCTCTAGGGCCTCAGCTGCCAGCGATGCTGTAATGGGGCCGGCTTGTTTGACCTCGGCATAGTCACGCACCCGCCGTAGCAGGCGATTGGCAATACGCGGTGTACCTCGCGCACGGCGGGCAATTTCTGCGGCCCCGGCAGGTTCAATCGGGGTTTTGAGCACGTCGGCGGTGCGCAGCACGATGGGCGTTAGCTCCTCAATTTCGTAGAAGCGCAGTCGCTGGATTAGGCCAAAGCGATCGCGCAGAGGCGAGGTCAGTGCTCCTACCCGCGTAGTGGCTCCCACCAGGGTAAACGGACACAGCGGAATGCTGCGGGTACGGGCCGACTGCCCTTTGCCAATGGTGATATCGAGGCGAGAATCTTCCATGGCTGGATACAAAATTTCTTCGGTCACCCGAGGCAACCGATGAATTTCGTCAATAAACAGCACGTCACCGGGTTTGAGGTTGACCAGCAGTCCGGCGATGTCGCGGGGGCGCTCTAGGGCCGGAGCGGTGGTAATTTTGCAGGCCACCCCCATCTCTTGAGCCAAAATCAGCGCCATGGTGGTTTTGCCCAACCCCGGCGGCCCGTACAGCAGCAGATGGTCGAGGGGTTCTTGGCGCGATTGGGCCGCTTTAATCGCAATATTGAGTACTTCTTTGAGCGCCGCTTGGCCGATGTAATCGTTCAGGCGCTGGGGGCGCAGGCTGTCTTCTGCTGCTAACACTCCGGTTGCCGCAGATAGCTCAGGTTGAACATCTTCAGGCTGAACGTTCCCCCCCTTGACTAGGGAGAGTGAGGGCTGCACAGCGGTCTCGTCTATGGACGGTGTCGGCGGTTTGGCCTTAGCCCCTTTGGGTTTGGCCGAGTCGTCGGGAGCGTGGGAAGAAACAATGGCCATAGGGGAGCCTAAGGGGCAGCCCCCCTATAATACTGTGGTGCATTTGCACTATCAAGCTAAAGCTAGCCTTAGAGCAGCACCAGCAGCACCAGGCCAAAGCCCATCAAACCCATAATGGTCGCCCCCAGTCCAGAACTTTGGGGTTCTGGGGGCAGGCTCAGATCTTTTTCAAAGTCGCATTTTAGGCAGTGATACACCGTGGGCTTGTATTCCACAATGCTGTGAACCCCACATTTAGGGCATTGCACGCTGGGCGGGGTGAGGGTAGATACAGTCATGGCTACACACCTGGAAATAATTGGGCAACCAAAGGGGCTTCAGAAGGGCTGAAGCATCGCTTCACTCAACAGCGGGGAACACATCTAACAGCATGGAACAGATACCCTATTTGCACGAGGGGAAAAACTTCTGAAAAACTCTGGTCTAAATTCAGGGAATGATTATGCACAAGTTCCTAGTGCTCGACGGTGGGGAAGGGAATGTAGAAATGTTGGAACCTGAAATGCTGGCCATGAGAGAGGCTTAGTAAAAAAAGAGCGGTGATAGCGCCCTATTGAAGGCGATAACCCGATCGAGACTGAGGTTGATTTCCTTCAAAAGTCATAGAAAGAAGTTATTTCCCCTGGTAGATAGGGTTCAGAGGTATTTATTTTAAGGTAATGAGGTGGTGAGCGGCTGACGCAGTTGTTAAACATCCGTTATTCCTGAAGCGACTGAATAACCGATGCGGAATGGCTAGTAGTGGCTCAAAATTTATCCTCAATGGAGGCTCCTATGTCTAACCCTAGAGTTGAAAGCGATAATTACGATCCTCATATTGTTCCGGCAGAAACTGCTGCCCGTAAAGAGCGCGAGGGTGCTAATTTCAAGCAACTGCGCGACGAGTCTGATAACTCTATCGACACTAGCGGGGGCCAGACCGTAGACCGAGAAGGTCTGGCTAATAACTACCCCATTGAGCCAGAAATGTATATCAACGAGCCTGGTGACCTACGGGAAGAAGCGGAAGCTGATAAAGCGCAGCGGCGAGCTGAACTGAGTGAAATCAACCAAACCGACGAAACCGGTAAGGTCACTACTAAATCTGACGAGCGCAGTAAGGGTGCTGGACAAGTCTAGCGGTTTGTCAATGTAGCATTCTTGTAACGCTTGATGCACTGGCGCGATCGCAGCGCGACAATGGGGATATGGCCACCGGGTCATATCCCCATGTTTTTGGGCGTTACTTTGAGGGCATAGCCACGATGACCCCAGCTACTTTACTTGAACTTGTCAACCGTTATTACCAGGTCGGTGCCCGAGATTTACACGGGCTAGACTTCCAAGGCTTAGACCTGTCTGCGATTCACTGGGCTGAGGTCGATCTGCGTCGCGCTAATTTGACTCGCGCCAACCTGCACCAGGCCGACTTAACCCACATTGATGGCTATCAGATCACCCTGGCCCAGGCCAACTTGACTGGGGCTGCTTTGGCCAATGCGGTGCTGCGAGAGGCCGATCTACGCAAAGCCCACTGTCACCGGACGACGTTGATCAATGCCGATCTGCGATCGAGTTGCCTTGATCGTGCTGATCTAAGCCACGCCAACCTAGAGGGTGCCAACCTCACCCAGGCTGATCTAAGCCATGCCAACCTCTATTGGGCCAATCTGCGCTATGCCAACTTAACTGGGGCCAATCTCAGCGGGGCTAACTTGGTCGGAGCAAAATTTTGCCAGACTCTGATGCCCGATGGCACTACGCGCGACTTAAACTGCCCGGTCAACTCCCATCAGCTGGCCTGATCTCAGTGCAATAACTCTGCCGGGTTGAACGGAGCGGTGGTTTGGCGTTCGTCTTCAGGGGTGAGGGTGTAGGGTAGCGGTGGCTCTGGCACTAGCAGGTAGCGCTGGCCCCAACCGCCATTGGTACGCGCCACCAGATCGGTGGGTGGGGCGGTTTGGCCCTGGGGTAGGCTTACGGGGAGCGATTGGTCGGCCCATAGAAAGGGTTCCCCGGTAGCGGTGACTCTCAGCACGCCAGCGATCCGGCGGCGGCCCTCTTGAGCCAATATGTCGCTCATGGCGGCTCCCAGTCGATGGGGCGCTAGAGTAATGGCAAACTGCACGGTGTCTCTGGGCTGGGCCGTGAGATTGAGGGCTTTAGTCTGGTTTTGCCAGGGTTCTTGATAGCGGCCATCGTCTGCTACCTGCCAGAGGGTTAGTTGGCTTGACCATTGCCCCTTGGTGACGGTGACGGGTTGGTAGTCGAGGACGGAGTAGAAGGGGGCTTTTAGAGGAGCGATCGCCCCTCCAGAAGCGTCGCTAACCAGCGCTGTCTCGGGGTCTAAATACCGTAGGGCAATGGCGGTAAGTTGGGTGTTATCGGGCAGGTTGGTCGTACCCGCTAGGTCAAAGATGCCCTGGCCTGAGGCGGTCGCTTCGATGGTCAGAACCGTAGCCTCTGAGACTGGCGGTGACCCCGGCGGCAACGGTGCTTGACAGCTCAGGCAGGTTAGCAAAACCAGGATCAGTAGACATTTAGATGGCGTCAGCAGTGGAATAGTCATTAACCCATAGGATGTACGGATCTATCTCTACCTATGCAACCACAGCCGCTAGCCAGGAGCCTCTAAACGAGCCTCAGCTTTTACGACTCCACACAGAACCCACGGTCTGACAAAATTTTAGATATTTATCCTGATGGATATAAAACCCCTCGTATGGTGGACTAGCGCTATTACCTGAAGCTAACACCGTACCTGAATGAAAATCGTCCTGACGTCGTTAACGCATTGGCAGATGCCTGAGTTTGATGCTCAGGTTTCTTTGTTGAATCAATATGTTTGTAAAATTTCCTTTTATTGAACGGCTTCTCTTTTAAGCAATCATCAACTTGCACAAATTTTATCTATAGCTAATTGTTTTTAAAGAGGATGCTTGGATTGTTTGAGGGATGCGTTAGCAACAACGTAACCCATTAAGCTTATTGAAATGGAGTGCTATGTCTACGATTAACCCACCCTGCACCATCGTTTAATTAGAACCCTTGCCTTTACTGGGTAATGCCAGCCTAGAGGTAGCTATTGAAGCAGCGTTTAGGCGATTTTAGGCTTTGATGGCCAAATATAATTGGCAAATTCGCTGATATTCTTGTGCGCTGGGCGATCCTGGTGTTTGGTGTGAAAGCCTGAATTTGGGTTGATGCCTAGCGCTGAAAAGCAAAAAAATAGGCCATCTTCATTTATTAAATCCACTTATTTTGAGTATCTTATGGAGCATTCTGTAGGTGCTTGGATGGCGCTGAAGTGTGCGCTGAATCCCGGCACGATGGGTATTTTGGTGCTGACAACGGCGGGATCTAGTCTGGTGCTGCCTGCCTGGGGCAGTGAGCTGCCTACCGAGGCCCTAGGTACCAATGCCCAACTTGCCGAAACCCAACTTGCCGAAACCCAACTTGCGCCAACTCAGGGGGCGATCGATGGCATTGAGTTAGCGCTGTCTAAGCCTGGATCTGAGAAATTTAGCCCTGACCTAGGGATGGTGCAGGGCAGACCGCTATGGCCCACCTCGGCAGCGTTGGTGCGGTCGTCGGGAGTGGTGCTGGCCCTCGAAGCCGTTGTTTCAGATGCTGTGTCTCCTGCTGAGGGGGAGGCTGCTGCGAGTGTGACCCCCGAGGGCCCGGCTCCTGAGAGGCTGACTCTAGAGAGCGGGAATCTGGACGGCGTGGTTCCTGTGATGTTGACCGATGCTGAACCGGCGACGGCGATCGCCCAAGAGCCGATGTTAGAGGCTGAATCGGGGTTGGCCCCGGCGGAACGCTCTGAGGTGTTTGTGCAGGCGGCCTACTTGCAGCAGGGCGATGCTGGCTCGGCCCGATTGCGGGGAGGCGGCATTTATGTGCTCAGTCCGTCGGTATTTGCGGGAGTAACCGCTGACTTGAGTACTGGCCAGGCCTTTTCAGATAATGACCAGACGGGGTTTAGCCTCGGCGAGCTGTATCTGACGGCGTCTCCTGCCAACCTGCCCGAACTGCGGTTTACGGTGGGGCTAATGGATTTGACCGCTTATTTAGACCGCAACAGTTTTGCTAAAGATTCGCTGACTCATTTCTTTAACCCGGTGTTTCAAACCAACCCGGCGTTGAGCACGGTGAATGTGGCGTCGCGTCCTGGTGCCCTAGTGAACTGGACGCCCGTGGATGCGGTTTCACTCACGGCCACGACCTTTTCGGCGAACCGCGGTTTGGGGAATTTTGCCCTGGACTCGTTTGCCGGGGAGGTGGGGGTGCGATTTGGCAATGCGATTGTGCGAGGTACCTACGTCACCTCACCCGATACGGGTCGGGGTGATGGCTTGGCAGAAAGTTTCTCGATTGACCGAGGCAATGGCCAGTTTGGGCCGCTGCCCGGTGATCGCGAGACGGGGTTTGGCCTCAATGCTGAGGCCTTTATCCCTGGTCTCAACCTCGGCCTGTTTGGACGCTACGGTTGGTACACCAACCAAGCGCTAGGGGTCAGCGGCCAGACCTACAGCTTTGGTGCCAACGGGTTAGATGTGTTTTTGCCGGGCGATCGCCTGGGCTTGGGCTATGGTCGCCAGCTCTCTAACGATGCCCTGCGACAGTCTAGCGGCGGGCCGGTGCCCGACGTGTGGGAGCTATTTTACGACGCGCAAATTGTTGACAACCTGCGGGCTGGGGTGAGTGTGCAGCAGCGCAACGCCTTTACAGAGACGTACCTGGGCTTTCGGGTGCGCTACGACCTGCGGTGGAACCCATTACGGAGGGCGGCAGAATGAAGATAATCCCCCCAGCTCCCCTTGGGACGGACGATAGGTTACGGGGTGGGAGCAAAGATGAGATCCCCCCAACCCCCCTTAGAAAGGGGGGCAGTGGGTTACGGGATGGTGGCAAGGATAGGATCCCCAGAGAGTTGTCTCTGCTAAGACATTCTCTGCTGTTGGGCGTCTTTGTCTTGGGTCTAGAACTAGTCGCCAGCCCGGCGGTGCTGGCCCAGCGATCGCCCCAGGTGAGCGAGGGCTACACGCTGCTCGATCGCGGCTGGGTCAATGATGCGATCGTGGCCTTTCAGGCGGCGCTGCGCCGTGAGCCTAATGCTGTAGAGGCGCGGCTGGGGTTGGCGATCGCCTACCAGCGGGCGGGCCGCGACGCCGATGCCTGGGCGGCCTATCAGGCGGTGCTCCAGGTGAGCCCTGAGCAGGCCACTGCCCTAGCTGCCCTGGGTGAGCTGGGGGGCTACCGGCCTGAGTGGCAGCTCGACGGCATTCGGGCATTGACTCGGCTGCTGGGCCAAAATCCTCAAAATACTGCGGTTTTGAGCCAGCGGGCGCTGCTCTACGGCTACCAGGGCCGTTTTATAGAATCTTTGGCTGACTACGACCGGCTGCTGGCCCAAGCTCCCTCCCCGGCTACTGTGCTGGGGGCGGCGCAGATTTATGCCTTTAGCGGTGATTTTGACGGTGCCCTGGCGTTGTTTAACCGCTACCGGCAGACGGGGCCATTGCCCGTTGAGGCGCTGACGGCCTATGCCCTGACGCTGCAAGAGACCGGCAATGCGGCCGAGGCGATCGCACTGTTAGAACCTGAGCTACGACCGAGCGATCGCACCGATGATCTATCCCTGAGCCTGCGCGCCGGGCTGGCCAATGCCTACGACGCCAACGGCCAAACTACCCAGGCCTTAGCGTTGCTCGCCCCCTTAGATGGCCGTGCCAACGCTCGCTTGCCCCTGGCCCGTGCCTATAGCGCCATCGGTCGCCGTCAGCTTAACCCAACGTTGTTTGAGCAGGCTACGGTGCTGTACCGGCAGGCGCTGGCCGCTAATGCTTCCCCCGGCTATGGTCTGCGGGTCGAAATTGCCGATGTGCTGAGCGAATGGCCCGACACCGAAGCCGTGGCGCTGGCCATGTTTGACCAGCTAGCTACGGAAAATCCGACGGTGGTCAGCCTGGCGGTGAGAGCGCGTCTGTTGGCCTATCGCCTTGGGCAGGAGAATGCTGCTGCTGTGGCTGATCAGCTGATGGCATTACTTGCTCCTGTGCCCGCATCGGCCCCGGAGCAGCGTGCGATCGCCACGGCGCTGAGCCAAGTTGACAACCCCGACCCAGCCCTACTGCCGGTGTACCAAACGGTGGCGGCGGCGGTAGAGGCTCCTTTGCTCACCTACCGTCTGGCTCAGATCTATCGGAGCCAGGGTGAGTTGCAGGCGGCTCGGGCTGCCCTCAGTACCTATCGATCGACCGCCATGGGCCAGGGCGACTGGGGTACCGAACTGCTGATCGCCGATCTGGAGCGTCAGCTGGATGAGTTGGCGGCCAGTGGCCGCCGCTACGAGGCGATTATCGCTGCTCAACCGGGAACGCAAGTGACGACGGCGGCCCTGCGCGGGTTGGCGTTTGTGCGATCGCTGCAAGGTCAGCCTGAGGCGGCTCTGCCAATCTATGCCGCTGCGATCGCCGCCGACCCCAACAACCCCGACTACGAGCTGGGCTATGCGCTGCTGGCCTACCGCACCGGGCAAATCACCGCCGCCGCCGCCACGGAAACTCTAGAGCGCTGGCTAGCGTCCTCTCCTGTAGATCAGGAGACTATGGCCTCGCCCGATCTGGTGGCCCTCGTCGGTGCGCTCCCCGCCGATCCCACGCGGGCAACCCTCTATCAAACCCTGCTGACCCAGCAGCCCGATGACCTCTGGCTGCGCTGGCGGAGCCTGGAGCTGTTGGCCCTCGATGCCCCCACCCAGGCCCAGACTGAGCTAGAAGCCTTGATCGCTGCTCACCCCGACGACATCACGGTGTATTTCTTTCAAGGAGAACTGGCCCAGCGCCAGGGCAATTTGCCCCTGGCGGCCACCGCCTACCAGCAGGTGTTGGCCCAAGAGCCCGACAATCTCGGTGCGCTCAGCGCCTTAGCGGGTGTGCAGTTTCAGCTAGGCCATTTGCCCGCCGCCCGCGCCCTCTACGGTCGGGTGCTCGCCCTAGACCCTAATTTTTGGGAGGCGCGCTATGCGATCGCAGAACTCAACATTGCCGACGATCAAAAGCTCTCGGCCCTAGAGCAACTGCGGCAGCTGCCCGATACCGCCGCCCCAGTCAACCTGGAACAACGCGCCCAGGATGTGGAGTTTGACCTGCTGCGCCGCCGAGGCTTTCAGCCTAGCTGGGAACGGTTTTAACCTCCTCTGCTCTCTGCCCCTCTGTTCTCTCCCGGTGACCTACCATGCTTCAACTGCTGCGCTTTAGACGAACGCAAAAACGACTGCTGCTCTCGGTGCTACCCCTGGCCATGCTGCTGGCGGTGGCGGGGCCAAGCTGCACCCAAACCGCCGCCTGCGCCTGCCTCGATGGGGCCGAGGCCGTTACCCTGGTGCTGCCCGTAGACACTGTGCACAATGACCAGCTCCTAGAGAGTTGGCAGGCCTACCGCGATCGCTTCATTCAGGCCGATGGCCGGGTGATTGACCGCGAAGACAGCGATCGCACCGTCTCCGAGGGCCAGGCCTACGCCATGCTGCGAGCCGTGGCCATTAACGACCCCGACACCTTCAATCGCACCTATACCTGGGCTAAGGCCAACCTTGTTCGAGTCGATGAGAATGGGCAGCCCAAAGATCTGCTCTGGGCCTGGAAGTGGGGCCAGCGCCCCGACGGTAGCTGGGGCGACCTCGATGCCAACTTTGCGACCGATGCCGACATTGACGCAGCCACAGCCTTAATCATGGCCGCCGAACGCTGGAACTGCCCCAAATACCTCGACGAGGCCCGCGCGCTGCTAGCCGACATTTGGGAGTATGGCACCGTAGAGCTACCCGACGGCACCCGCCAGCTCATTCCCGGCCCCGCCGAAGACTTTCGTCTAGAGCCAGCCCAGATTATTCTCAACCCCTCCTACTTTGCTCCGGCCAGCTTTCGCCTGTTTGCCGAAGTTGACCCCGATCGCGACTGGCAGAGCCTGATCGACAGCGGCTATGCCCTGCTCGACGATCTCTCAGAATTTTCGACCACGGGCTTGCCCCCCGATTGGATTGCCTACACCCCCGCCACCGGAACCTATCGCCAGCTACCCCTCGACTACCCGCTGCAAAGCCGCTACAGCTTTGACGCCTTTCGGGTGTGGTGGCGGGTATCTCAAGATGCCGCCTGGTTTAATGAACCCCGCGCCCAGGCCTATCTCGAAGCCCGTCTGCCAGAACTGATTCGCCGCTGGCAGCAGGAGGGTCGTCTGCCCGCCCGCCTCACCCTCGACGGTGGAGCCCAGGCCAGCTACGAAGCCACCGCCCACTACGCCATGCTTTACCCAGCGCTGCTGCGGGTTGATGCGGCGATCGCCAACGAAATTCTCACCACCAAGCTTCAGCCCGCCTACAGCGACGGCTTTTGGGATAGCGACATCGCCTACTACACCCAAAACCTCGCCTGGTTTGGCCTGCTGCCCCTTGAGGTCTCCCCCGATCGCATCGCTGCTAGTCATGAGCAGGCCTGTCGCCCGTAAGGGGTGAGGGGTTTACGCAGAACTCTAGGTTTCTGCTCGAACCCTCACCCATCCACCCATCCACCCCCTACCCTCCCATGCCCTTCCCCCTCTCCCCCCGCGCCCGCCGTCGCCTGGCGCTCTACCTGGTCACGCTGCTGCTGATCACCGGTCAGCCTCTCTTGGCCCAAGATTTACCCAGCGATCAGGCCGCCCCGCCTCTGGCAGAAATTACCCTGCCTACCACTCTGCCCCTCGCCCCGGTGATTGCCCCCGGTGACCCTGGCCAGTACGTGCTCGAATTTAACCGCAGCCCCGTGGTGGGCAACCGGCTGCGCTTTACCGGTATTTATGACGAACAGCGGCTGCACTTTACCCGTCCTCGCAACTGGTCGCCCCAGTCGGTCAAGGTGCTGCTGCGCTACCGCCATTCTGCTGCCCTCTACGCCACCCGCTCTAATCTGACGGTGCTGATTAACGGCACCAGCATTGGCAGCCTGCCCCTCAACCAGCCCATGGGCGAAATTGGCGATGCGGTGATGGAGGTGCCCGTTGATCTGCTGCAAGACCACAACGAGCTGATTGTGGCGGCTTTGCAAAACAACTCTCCCACCTGCACCCAAGACCCCTACGACCCCTCGCTGTGGACCGAGGTGCTGCCTGACTCCAAGCTAGTGTTTGACTACGCACCCCAGGCGGTGACCCCAGACTTTAGCCAGTTTCCCTACCCACTGTTTGATGTGCTGAGTTTGCAGACCAACCGGGTGGCCTACCTGCAACCCGCCACCGCCGACAGCCTCTGGCTAACGGCGATGGCACGACTGCAAACCTACCTGGGCCGCACGGCCCACTATCGTCCCCTCGACAGTCGCCTGATCGGTGACCCCGAGGCCCTAGCGGTAGAAGAACGCCTGGTGGTAATGGGCACCCCGGCTCAGCAGCCCGCCCTAGCTAACCTGACTCTGCCCTTTGTCTTAGAAAATGGTCAGTTTGTCGATGACGAGGGCAAGGCGTTGCCCGCCGAGGCCGGTCTGCTGATGTGGGCCACGGCCCAGGACGATCGCTCCCCCGTGCTGGTGATTACTGGCAACGGTGAAATTGGGGTAGCTAAGGCGGTGCAGTATCTGGTGCAGCCCCACGATCGGCAGATTGCCACGGGCCACGGCATTATTGTTAACCAGACGACTGATTTGCCCTCGCCACCGCCTCGCCAATGGCCAGGCTATCTGCCCGAGGACGACAGCTTTTTGCTCTCAGACCTGACCACCGCTACCCGCGCCCCCCTCGATGATGTCACCGTGCGCGGCTCCCATTCTCCTGCGCTAGAAATTGACTTTAAGGCCCTGCCCGACGATCGCCTGCTGCGGGGCAGCAAAATGCGCCTTTCCTACAGCTACGGCCCCCAGGTTAACCCCCTGACCTCGCTCGTCGATGTCGAGTTAGACGGGGTGTCGATTGCCGGCGAACGGTTGACGGAGATAAAAGGCGCAAACCGCCGTACCCTAGAGGTCGATCTACCCAGCGATCGCATCACTCCCACCTCTAAACTGCGGGTCAACTTTCGCCTCGACGCCCGCGAACGGCGATCCTGTAGCCGGGTGACCGACCAGCAGCTATGGGGCACCATCCACAGCGACACCAGTTTTACGCTCAACCGTACCGCTGTCACCAACCTGCCCGACCTTGACCTACTCAAGACGGGGTACCCCTTCACCGCACCCCAAGATCTC is a genomic window of Nodosilinea sp. E11 containing:
- a CDS encoding cellulose biosynthesis cyclic di-GMP-binding regulatory protein BcsB; the encoded protein is MPFPLSPRARRRLALYLVTLLLITGQPLLAQDLPSDQAAPPLAEITLPTTLPLAPVIAPGDPGQYVLEFNRSPVVGNRLRFTGIYDEQRLHFTRPRNWSPQSVKVLLRYRHSAALYATRSNLTVLINGTSIGSLPLNQPMGEIGDAVMEVPVDLLQDHNELIVAALQNNSPTCTQDPYDPSLWTEVLPDSKLVFDYAPQAVTPDFSQFPYPLFDVLSLQTNRVAYLQPATADSLWLTAMARLQTYLGRTAHYRPLDSRLIGDPEALAVEERLVVMGTPAQQPALANLTLPFVLENGQFVDDEGKALPAEAGLLMWATAQDDRSPVLVITGNGEIGVAKAVQYLVQPHDRQIATGHGIIVNQTTDLPSPPPRQWPGYLPEDDSFLLSDLTTATRAPLDDVTVRGSHSPALEIDFKALPDDRLLRGSKMRLSYSYGPQVNPLTSLVDVELDGVSIAGERLTEIKGANRRTLEVDLPSDRITPTSKLRVNFRLDARERRSCSRVTDQQLWGTIHSDTSFTLNRTAVTNLPDLDLLKTGYPFTAPQDLSTTAVVLPDSPTPTDVTVLLELAERLGRLSLADSVQLAVYQPRDLPEAVRNDRHLVAIGSQSRFPLPELLTEGGFALRGSGTRQWGNTQVQPLPDGEGLMKSVISPWNPQRVVLALSGRDDTGLAQVSDLLRYDPLFYQIEGDTVLVSAQVSDPDPYDSADYRLATLRQVPQVQIATTAAYPLLWQVTRNNWMLIVPATVALSLLLYGAAQAMMRRSIGE